In the Candidatus Methylomirabilota bacterium genome, CCCAGTACTATCCCCAGCCAGGCTGGGTCGAACACGATCCCGAGGAGATCTGGTCGACCACGCAGCAGGCGGCGACGGCGGCCCTCAAGGCCGCGGGGATCTCGGGGAGCGAGATCGGCGCCGTCGGGATCACCAACCAGCGCGAGACCACGGTGCTGTGGGAGCGGGCGACCGGCGCGCCGATCCACCGCGCGATCGTCTGGCAATGCCGGCGCACGGCCGAGATGTGCGACCGGCTGCGCGCCGACGGGCACGAGCCGCGCGTGCGAGAGCGGACGGGGCTCGTGCTGGACGCCTACTTCTCGGGCACGAAGGTCCGCTGGCTGCTCGATCGCGTGCCCGGCGCCCGCGCGCGCGCCGGGCGCGGCGAGCTGGCGTTCGGCACCGTGGACTCGTGGCTCCTGTGGAAGCTGACCGGCGGGCGCGTGCACGCGACCGATGTCACCAACGCCTCCCGGACGCTCTGCCTCAACCTCCGCACGGTCGACTGGGACGGGGAGATGCTGGAGATCCTGGGGATCCCTCCCGAGGTGCTGCCGCGGGTGATGCCCTCCGCGGGCGTGTTCGGCGAGAGCGCGGACCTGGAGTGGCTGCCCCGCGGGATTCCCATCGCGGGCATTGCGGGCGATCAGCAGGCGGCGCTGTTCGGCCAGGCCTGCCTGGAGCCCGGCGCCGCCAAGAACACGTACGGCACCGGCTGCTTCCTCCTGCTCAACACGGGCCCAGCGCCGGTGGCGTCGACGCGCGGGCTGCTCACCACGATCGCGTGGCAGATCGGGGGCCGGACGACGTATGCTCTCGAGGGCAGCGTGTTCATCGCGGGCGCCGCCGTCCAGTGGCTGCGCGACGGCCTCGGGCTGATCAGGACCGCGGCCGAGAGCGAGGCGCTGGCGACCTCGGTGCCGGACGCCGGCGGGGTCTACTTCGTTCCCGCGTTCGTCGGTCTGGGCGCGCCGTACTGGGACATGTACGCGCGGGGGACGATCGTGGGCGTCACGCGCGGTACGACCGCCGCGCACCTGACGCGGGCGGCGCTGGAGGCGATCGCCTACCAGAGCCGCGACGTGCTGGAAGCGATGGCGGCGGATGCGGCCATCGCCGTGCGACAGCTGCGCGTGGACGGCGGGGCGGTGGCGAACGACTTTCTCTGTCAGTTCCAGGCGGACATCATGAACCTCCCGGTGCTGCGGCCGGCGGTGATCGAGACGACGGCGCTCGGCGCCGCGTATCTGGCCGGCCTGGGCGCGGGGATGTGGCGCGCGCTCGACGTGGTGGCCGAGCGCGTGGCCATCGAGCGCACGTTCGTGCCGGCGATGGACGAGGCCACCCGCGCGAAACGCTACGGGGGCTGGT is a window encoding:
- the glpK gene encoding glycerol kinase GlpK, whose product is MTARRYILALDQGTSGSTALVVDVEGRVRARGYAELPQYYPQPGWVEHDPEEIWSTTQQAATAALKAAGISGSEIGAVGITNQRETTVLWERATGAPIHRAIVWQCRRTAEMCDRLRADGHEPRVRERTGLVLDAYFSGTKVRWLLDRVPGARARAGRGELAFGTVDSWLLWKLTGGRVHATDVTNASRTLCLNLRTVDWDGEMLEILGIPPEVLPRVMPSAGVFGESADLEWLPRGIPIAGIAGDQQAALFGQACLEPGAAKNTYGTGCFLLLNTGPAPVASTRGLLTTIAWQIGGRTTYALEGSVFIAGAAVQWLRDGLGLIRTAAESEALATSVPDAGGVYFVPAFVGLGAPYWDMYARGTIVGVTRGTTAAHLTRAALEAIAYQSRDVLEAMAADAAIAVRQLRVDGGAVANDFLCQFQADIMNLPVLRPAVIETTALGAAYLAGLGAGMWRALDVVAERVAIERTFVPAMDEATRAKRYGGWCRAVERAKGWAAAG